A section of the Macadamia integrifolia cultivar HAES 741 chromosome 9, SCU_Mint_v3, whole genome shotgun sequence genome encodes:
- the LOC122090049 gene encoding annexin D3-like codes for MEEGEKMGTIRVPKIVPSPGNDCKKIEEAFRGWRTDTKEIIRILGCRNSSQRKKIREIYQHLYNKPLTDTLKSKLPHDYLVFSDFKKAVIMWTMDPSERDAKLANKSLRKKKGVDHLQVIIEIACASTPEHLIAVRQAYCSLYNCSLEEDITSNVSLPLRKLLLCLVSSYRYNREVVDANLAHSEATVLQEAIEKKKLYHDEVVLILSTRNKHQLKATFECYRQNYGNSIYQDIESSGTGNSEYILRLAILCIDTPEKHFVEVVRKSVVGLGTDEDSLTRAIVTRAEVDMMKIRAEYFNIYKSSLDNAVIGDTSGDYKDFLVTLLGGKI; via the exons atggaagaaggagaaaaaatgggCACAATCAGAGTACCGAAAATAGTTCCTAGTCCAGGCAATGATTGTAAGAAAATCGAAGAAGCTTTCAGAG GATGGAGAACAGATACGAAGGAGATCATAAGGATTTTGGGTTGCAGAAATTCCAGCCAGCGCAAGAAGATCAGAGAGATATATCAACATCTTTACAACAAGCCCCTCACTGATACTCTCAAATCCAAGCTTCCTCATGATTACTTGGTTTTTTCTGATTTCAAG AAGGCAGTAATTATGTGGACGATGGATCCTTCCGAAAGGGATGCGAAATTGGCCAATAAAAGcttgagaaagaagaagggtgtTGATCATCTCCAAGTGATCATAGAGATTGCCTGTGCATCAACTCCAGAACATTTGATCGCTGTGAGGCAAGCATACTGTTCCCTCTACAATTGCtcccttgaagaagatatcacaTCCAATGTGTCCTTGCCTCTAAGAAAG CTTCTTTTGTGCTTAGTGAGTTCCTACAGATATAACAGAGAAGTGGTGGATGCAAATCTTGCCCATTCAGAGGCTACTGTGCTTCAGGAAGCTattgagaagaagaagttgtATCATGATGAAGTGGTATTGATACTCAGTACCAGGAATAAGCATCAACTCAAAGCAACATTTGAGTGTTACAGACAAAACTATGGGAATTCCATTTATCAG GACATAGAGAGCAGTGGCACTGGAAATTCGGAATACATCTTAAGATTGGCAATTTTGTGCATAGATACCCCTGAGAAACACTTTGTCGAg GTTGTGAGAAAATCAGTTGTTGGACTGGGAACAGACGAGGATTCGTTAACTAGAGCCATTGTAACTCGAGCTGAAGTAGATATGATGAAGATCAGAGCAGAGTACTTCAACATATACAAAAGTAGCCTTGACAATGCAGTCATTGGTGATACATCAGGAGACTACAAGGATTTCTTAGTCACTTTGCTTGGAGGaaaaatatga